The Stratiformator vulcanicus genome has a segment encoding these proteins:
- a CDS encoding class I SAM-dependent rRNA methyltransferase: MKRTANKPRRSKPAPPLSPEHLQPRGLGLPDSPLPQLPLRSITRNPLLMRSRLGTFPRDASHGDLVELLSDDGTTYGHGMFNPRAEIAVRVLNREPKPPARSWWAGRIEDAIELRHDYLKLPDVTDAYRVIHAEADGLPGFIVDRFGDVLSAEVFSLAMWQRAAELLELISQRLETKHLHLRTGPRTLEQEGFEGEPESTEELPESTVITENGVRYHVDFAQGHKTGFFCDQRDNRAFIASHAAGKSVLDVCCYTGGFAVAAKVAGGASEVTGVDLDEDAVEVAKRNAKLNRADGRFVHADAFPYMRDILSGGRRFDVVVLDPPKLIHSRDEFEDGRKTYFDLNRLASQLVASGGLLATFSCSGLMSADEFHKIVCSSIPFDRRGQVLYTRGAAPDHPIAAECPETAYLNGLILRVT, encoded by the coding sequence ATGAAGCGGACCGCGAACAAACCACGAAGATCGAAGCCGGCGCCTCCCCTTTCCCCGGAGCATTTGCAGCCGCGGGGACTCGGTCTGCCCGACAGTCCGTTGCCTCAGCTACCGCTTCGTTCGATCACGCGCAATCCCCTGCTGATGCGCAGCCGCTTAGGTACGTTCCCCCGCGACGCATCGCACGGCGACCTCGTCGAATTGCTCAGCGACGACGGCACGACCTACGGTCACGGCATGTTCAATCCGCGGGCAGAGATCGCCGTCCGGGTCTTAAACCGAGAGCCGAAACCGCCGGCACGATCTTGGTGGGCCGGTCGCATCGAAGACGCGATCGAGCTGCGGCACGATTATTTAAAGCTACCCGATGTGACTGACGCCTATCGCGTCATTCATGCCGAAGCGGACGGCTTGCCAGGATTTATCGTCGATCGATTCGGCGATGTACTCTCAGCGGAGGTCTTCAGCCTCGCGATGTGGCAGCGGGCGGCCGAACTTCTCGAATTAATTTCTCAACGGCTCGAAACCAAGCACCTCCATTTAAGAACCGGACCGCGAACGTTGGAGCAGGAAGGCTTCGAAGGCGAACCGGAATCTACGGAGGAGCTTCCGGAATCGACGGTGATCACTGAAAACGGGGTCCGCTATCACGTCGACTTTGCCCAAGGACACAAGACCGGTTTCTTCTGTGACCAGCGGGACAATCGAGCTTTCATCGCATCCCACGCGGCAGGGAAATCGGTGCTCGACGTGTGCTGCTATACCGGAGGATTCGCCGTGGCGGCCAAAGTGGCCGGAGGCGCGTCCGAAGTCACCGGCGTCGACCTCGACGAGGACGCGGTCGAAGTTGCGAAACGGAATGCTAAATTAAACCGAGCGGACGGGCGATTCGTGCATGCCGACGCTTTCCCGTATATGCGAGATATTCTATCCGGCGGCCGACGGTTTGACGTTGTCGTTCTCGACCCGCCAAAACTAATTCATTCCCGCGACGAATTCGAAGACGGCCGAAAGACCTATTTCGATTTAAATCGGCTGGCATCACAACTCGTCGCCTCCGGGGGGCTGCTGGCGACATTCAGTTGCTCCGGCCTGATGTCAGCCGACGAATTTCATAAGATCGTCTGCTCATCGATCCCTTTCGATCGTCGCGGGCAGGTTCTTTACACCCGCGGAGCGGCGCCTGATCATCCGATCGCTGCGGAATGCCCCGAAACCGCCTATCTGAATGGATTGATCCTTCGCGTTACCTGA
- a CDS encoding NADPH:quinone reductase: MKAAVFTKTGPPNVIEVVDLPTPEPGECEVRIELGAASVNPIDTYIRSGAVPLPVQNPQIIGCDFAGTVTKVGSAVERFRPGDRVWGSNQTFFGRQGTFAEQIVVDEQWCNATPEGETDTEAAAGALVGITAHLGLHRTGQLQPGDSVFVNGGTGGVGSSVVQLAKATGAVVATTAGSPEKLERCRDLGADIAFDYRSHDLDEQIRAFLEQSERSGFDLWYETLRQPTLERTIGMMAEGGRIILMAGRDARPEFPLGSFYTQDLSIRGFAMFKASADEQRVCGEAINRLYEAGSWKPQIGTTMSLAEAAEAHRLQEANTLENEGTLSGKIVIVP; encoded by the coding sequence ATGAAAGCCGCCGTCTTCACCAAGACCGGTCCGCCCAATGTCATCGAGGTCGTCGACCTGCCGACCCCGGAACCGGGTGAGTGCGAGGTCCGTATTGAACTCGGCGCCGCATCGGTCAACCCGATCGACACATACATCCGATCCGGCGCGGTGCCGCTGCCCGTTCAGAATCCGCAAATCATCGGTTGCGACTTTGCCGGCACCGTCACGAAAGTCGGCTCCGCCGTCGAACGGTTTCGGCCCGGGGACCGTGTTTGGGGCAGCAATCAGACGTTCTTCGGTCGGCAGGGGACGTTCGCAGAGCAGATCGTTGTCGATGAGCAGTGGTGCAACGCGACTCCGGAAGGAGAAACCGACACCGAAGCCGCCGCCGGGGCATTGGTCGGCATCACGGCTCATCTCGGATTGCACCGCACCGGGCAATTGCAGCCGGGCGATTCTGTGTTCGTCAACGGCGGCACCGGGGGAGTTGGCTCGTCCGTCGTTCAACTCGCCAAGGCCACCGGTGCAGTTGTGGCGACAACCGCCGGTTCGCCGGAGAAACTCGAACGCTGCCGCGACTTAGGGGCCGACATCGCGTTCGATTACAGGTCGCATGACCTCGACGAGCAAATCAGAGCGTTTCTGGAGCAGTCCGAAAGAAGTGGTTTCGACCTGTGGTACGAGACGCTGCGGCAACCGACTTTGGAACGGACGATCGGGATGATGGCCGAAGGCGGCCGAATAATCCTGATGGCAGGCCGCGACGCTCGCCCGGAGTTCCCTTTAGGTTCATTCTACACCCAGGACTTGAGCATCCGCGGCTTCGCGATGTTCAAAGCCTCAGCCGACGAGCAGCGGGTCTGCGGCGAGGCAATCAACCGACTCTATGAAGCCGGATCGTGGAAACCGCAAATCGGAACAACCATGTCGCTCGCCGAAGCCGCCGAGGCGCACCGGCTTCAAGAAGCGAATACGCTTGAGAATGAGGGAACGCTCTCGGGAAAGATCGTGATCGTTCCGTAA
- the yidD gene encoding membrane protein insertion efficiency factor YidD: MEDQIGDSSDQSRPRSLGGTLWRLPGDILIAAVRVYQVSLGLIIGGRCRFHPSCSNYFIQAVRKYGAVRGAWKGLCRIGRCHPFHPGGYDPP; the protein is encoded by the coding sequence ATGGAAGATCAGATCGGCGATTCGAGCGATCAGAGTCGGCCGCGATCACTCGGCGGGACGCTGTGGCGACTGCCGGGAGACATCCTGATCGCCGCGGTGCGTGTCTATCAGGTATCGCTCGGCCTGATCATCGGCGGTCGCTGTCGATTTCACCCGAGTTGCAGCAACTACTTCATCCAAGCCGTCCGGAAGTACGGTGCCGTTCGCGGCGCTTGGAAAGGTCTGTGCCGAATCGGACGGTGCCACCCGTTTCATCCCGGTGGCTATGACCCGCCGTAA
- a CDS encoding HpcH/HpaI aldolase family protein — translation MKNHLVESWNEGRSTLNGWIAIPSSATAEVMARAGWDSLTIDMQHGLADYQAALGVLTAISTTPTVPLARVPWLDEGIVMRMLDAGCLGIICPMVNSVDEAARFASACRYAPRGSRSYGPVRAATVYGADYWKQANDQVVSLAMIETAEALDQLDAILGVEELSGVYIGPSDLALSLGVAPRFDPDEPKVVEAITHIIKTATAAGKRVGMHTMTPEYAKRMADLGADLVTVGSDLRMLKATAEATVEQWRGLQ, via the coding sequence ATGAAAAATCATTTAGTTGAGAGCTGGAACGAAGGCCGTTCGACTCTGAACGGCTGGATCGCGATACCGTCGTCGGCCACGGCCGAAGTGATGGCCCGAGCGGGTTGGGACTCGCTCACGATCGACATGCAGCACGGCTTGGCCGACTACCAAGCGGCACTGGGCGTGCTGACGGCGATCTCCACGACCCCGACCGTCCCGCTCGCCAGAGTGCCTTGGCTCGACGAAGGCATCGTGATGCGGATGCTCGATGCCGGTTGCCTCGGAATCATTTGTCCGATGGTCAACTCTGTTGATGAGGCGGCTCGATTTGCATCGGCCTGTCGATATGCTCCGCGCGGCAGCCGCAGCTACGGTCCTGTGCGGGCGGCGACGGTCTACGGCGCGGATTACTGGAAGCAAGCGAACGACCAAGTCGTTTCGCTGGCAATGATCGAAACGGCCGAGGCTCTCGATCAACTCGACGCGATTCTCGGCGTCGAGGAACTCTCCGGCGTCTATATCGGCCCGTCCGACCTCGCGTTGTCGCTTGGCGTCGCGCCGCGGTTTGATCCTGATGAGCCCAAGGTCGTCGAGGCAATTACCCACATCATCAAGACGGCCACAGCCGCCGGAAAACGGGTCGGGATGCACACGATGACGCCGGAGTATGCCAAGCGGATGGCCGACCTGGGCGCCGACCTCGTGACCGTCGGCTCTGATCTGCGAATGCTCAAGGCGACTGCGGAAGCGACGGTCGAGCAGTGGCGCGGTCTGCAATGA
- a CDS encoding alpha/beta fold hydrolase translates to MIEVDRHQITYFRDGRTDGPTLVLSHSLGACSQMWRPQVAKFEAAFNVVRFDFPGHGDSSAAAEGITIEDLGRLTLAVCDRLGIDRFHFGGLSLGGMVGLWLGRYAAERIDRLVLSNTAARIADTRLLVERLQTIERDGLSSIEQSVMAGWLTSDFQSAHHEATAEISSMFCRTTAAGYVNIARAVCCFDFERELRSIKVPTLVLGGEHDRATPPEWNSHIAERVGNGRYHSLNAAHLSNVEAAEAWNDAVAEFLNAPVV, encoded by the coding sequence ATGATCGAAGTCGACCGTCATCAGATCACCTATTTCCGTGACGGCCGAACCGACGGCCCGACGTTGGTGCTGTCTCATTCGTTGGGGGCGTGCTCCCAGATGTGGCGGCCGCAGGTCGCGAAGTTCGAGGCCGCCTTCAATGTCGTCCGCTTCGACTTCCCCGGCCACGGCGATTCGTCCGCCGCTGCCGAAGGCATCACGATCGAGGATCTCGGCCGACTCACGCTCGCTGTCTGCGATCGGCTCGGCATTGATCGATTCCACTTCGGCGGGCTGTCGCTCGGCGGGATGGTCGGGCTGTGGCTGGGACGATACGCCGCGGAGAGGATCGACCGGTTGGTCCTCTCAAATACGGCCGCCCGAATTGCGGATACTCGGTTGCTCGTAGAACGACTGCAGACCATCGAGCGAGACGGTTTGTCATCAATCGAGCAAAGCGTCATGGCTGGCTGGCTGACGAGTGATTTTCAAAGTGCCCATCATGAGGCGACGGCTGAGATTTCGTCGATGTTCTGTCGCACGACGGCGGCGGGATATGTCAATATTGCCCGAGCGGTTTGCTGCTTCGACTTTGAGCGGGAACTGCGATCGATCAAAGTGCCGACGCTCGTTCTCGGCGGAGAGCATGATCGCGCCACGCCGCCCGAGTGGAATTCGCACATCGCCGAGCGAGTGGGGAATGGCCGATACCATTCGCTCAACGCCGCTCACCTCTCCAACGTCGAAGCGGCCGAGGCATGGAACGACGCCGTCGCCGAGTTCTTGAATGCCCCGGTCGTGTGA
- the thiL gene encoding thiamine-phosphate kinase → MATSSDEFDLIDFIAARAAPAANVPVGIGDDAAVIRTPNGDELLVACDTILEGTHFRIPEHDPRLIGRKSLAVNLSDIAAMAGRPTAAFVGLSLRRGRRFAEELMEGLIELAAEFDVSIAGGDTTSWDGPLAITVTALGEPTGAGPVLRSGAKPGDVLYVTGPLGRSFETGHHLSFRPRVAEAIRLHQSIPIHAMIDISDGLLSDLGHLCRASGVGAAIDLASVPRRDGAPIAEAISTGEDFELLFATPQDITDFDVIPIGKLTEQPELVESASGRLLSEFSSREGYRHSL, encoded by the coding sequence GTGGCGACTTCCTCCGATGAATTCGACCTGATCGATTTCATTGCCGCGCGCGCCGCGCCGGCGGCGAATGTGCCCGTCGGCATTGGTGACGATGCCGCCGTGATACGCACGCCGAACGGGGACGAATTGCTGGTGGCGTGCGATACGATTTTGGAAGGCACGCACTTTCGAATTCCCGAACATGACCCCCGCCTCATCGGTCGCAAATCGCTCGCGGTGAATCTGAGTGACATCGCGGCAATGGCGGGTCGCCCGACGGCCGCGTTCGTCGGCCTGAGCCTGCGGCGAGGCCGACGGTTTGCTGAAGAACTCATGGAGGGGTTGATCGAACTCGCTGCGGAGTTCGATGTGTCGATCGCCGGAGGCGACACGACCTCGTGGGACGGGCCGCTCGCGATAACGGTCACCGCGTTAGGCGAGCCGACCGGAGCGGGACCGGTGTTGCGATCGGGGGCGAAGCCGGGCGACGTCCTCTACGTGACCGGGCCGCTCGGAAGGAGTTTCGAGACCGGCCATCATCTTTCGTTTCGCCCGCGTGTGGCCGAAGCAATCCGGCTCCACCAGTCTATTCCGATCCACGCGATGATCGACATTAGCGACGGGTTGCTCAGCGACCTCGGCCATTTGTGCCGCGCGAGTGGCGTCGGAGCCGCGATCGATCTCGCAAGTGTTCCGAGAAGGGACGGCGCGCCGATCGCAGAGGCGATCTCGACAGGCGAAGACTTCGAACTGCTATTTGCAACGCCGCAGGATATCACCGACTTCGACGTCATTCCGATCGGCAAATTGACCGAGCAGCCGGAGCTCGTCGAATCCGCATCGGGGCGTCTGCTCAGCGAGTTCTCGAGCCGAGAAGGCTATCGCCACTCGCTGTAA
- a CDS encoding nucleoside 2-deoxyribosyltransferase, with product MSERNGDGAIRVYCAGPLFNEAERREMTEIADAMQSNGYAVYLPHRDGMEFRLVLDVLEERGWEKPVAGAFLHAAIFALDVYQLAVECDAMVWNLNGRVPDEGAVSEAAMAWTLGKPLVAFADDVRTLIAGRVNPLLVGLVDFQTCERIDDLPALLSEAIEATPPRSTYLTDLPPKMRRAVSDGRMLWAVMQEQGDDLDDAAIADMVEELFAPSDKPATDLVENAPIGVRTA from the coding sequence ATGAGCGAGCGTAACGGCGACGGGGCGATTCGGGTGTACTGCGCTGGGCCGCTGTTCAATGAGGCTGAGCGGCGGGAGATGACCGAGATTGCCGACGCGATGCAGTCGAACGGATATGCGGTCTACCTGCCGCACCGCGACGGCATGGAGTTCCGCCTCGTACTCGACGTGCTCGAAGAGCGGGGCTGGGAGAAGCCGGTTGCCGGGGCGTTTCTGCACGCGGCGATCTTCGCCCTCGACGTCTATCAACTCGCCGTCGAATGCGATGCGATGGTCTGGAACCTCAACGGCCGCGTCCCCGATGAAGGAGCCGTTTCCGAAGCCGCGATGGCGTGGACGTTGGGCAAGCCGCTCGTCGCGTTCGCCGATGACGTCCGCACGCTGATCGCGGGGCGCGTCAATCCGCTGCTCGTCGGGCTGGTCGACTTCCAAACGTGCGAGCGAATTGATGACCTGCCTGCGCTCCTGTCGGAGGCAATCGAAGCGACGCCGCCACGATCAACGTACCTGACCGACCTTCCCCCGAAGATGCGCCGCGCCGTCAGCGATGGTCGCATGCTCTGGGCCGTCATGCAGGAACAGGGAGACGACCTCGACGACGCCGCAATCGCCGATATGGTCGAAGAATTGTTCGCCCCTTCAGACAAGCCCGCGACCGATCTCGTTGAGAACGCTCCAATCGGCGTTCGCACGGCGTAA
- a CDS encoding HD domain-containing protein — MSESLFDIPELQQRGSRVGIIRLPFEQDVPFSTRVRRLVDTPEFQRLKHVSQLGVVARVYPGATHSRFEHALGVFHNAVRYLDQLSRDDRFAAAVDRHEAEVLLTSSLLHDLGHWPFAHPIEDMKLDDLPPHEEFAAEFLGDGSELAAVLRDDWGVSSDEVLDALNGKGGSPGRKLTRSILSGPIDVDKMDYLDRDSLHAGVPYGRNFDRARLIGSLVVNEAGDGLALSEKGKTAAELMVFARYVMFSEVYWHHAVRSATAMFARAFYDLKDRLDLRAFFRGTEQDVIDTLRSEAQGTPSEDLIEGVFGPKRRLYKQVAEFSLFQSREIYTQLARRSYSDLVRCATCLADDLAAAGIADLRPTDLVIDAPPPGREVEFNVDIYFPKENVYRKLADISPVTDALARRQFDDYVKRVRVFVHPDRRDAVRATNGLTDRIANAANDLGPV, encoded by the coding sequence ATGTCTGAATCGCTCTTCGACATTCCGGAACTGCAGCAGCGCGGCTCGCGTGTCGGGATCATTCGGCTGCCGTTCGAACAGGACGTGCCCTTTTCGACCCGGGTCCGCCGGCTCGTCGACACACCCGAGTTCCAACGGCTCAAGCACGTCAGTCAGCTCGGTGTCGTCGCGCGGGTCTATCCGGGAGCAACGCACTCTCGCTTCGAACATGCCCTCGGCGTCTTTCACAACGCTGTCCGCTATCTCGACCAGCTCAGCCGGGACGACCGCTTCGCCGCTGCCGTCGATCGGCACGAAGCCGAGGTGTTGCTGACGTCGTCCCTGCTGCATGACCTCGGGCATTGGCCATTCGCCCATCCGATCGAAGACATGAAACTCGACGACCTCCCGCCGCACGAGGAGTTTGCCGCCGAGTTCTTAGGCGATGGCTCTGAACTCGCCGCTGTTCTGCGCGACGATTGGGGCGTTTCATCAGATGAAGTTCTTGACGCCCTCAATGGCAAGGGAGGCTCGCCCGGTCGCAAGCTGACGCGATCGATCCTCTCCGGGCCGATCGACGTCGACAAGATGGACTATCTCGACCGCGACAGCCTGCACGCCGGCGTGCCCTACGGCCGCAACTTCGACCGCGCCCGGCTGATCGGCTCGTTGGTCGTCAATGAAGCAGGCGACGGTCTCGCGTTGAGTGAGAAGGGCAAAACAGCCGCCGAGCTGATGGTCTTCGCCCGCTACGTGATGTTCAGCGAAGTCTATTGGCACCACGCCGTCCGCAGCGCGACCGCGATGTTTGCCCGAGCGTTCTATGACTTGAAAGACCGCCTCGACCTCCGGGCCTTCTTCCGCGGCACCGAGCAGGACGTGATCGACACGCTCCGCAGCGAGGCACAGGGCACGCCGAGCGAAGACCTCATCGAAGGTGTGTTCGGCCCCAAACGCCGACTCTACAAGCAGGTCGCCGAGTTCAGCCTGTTCCAGTCGCGGGAGATCTACACGCAACTCGCCCGCAGAAGTTATTCAGACCTCGTTCGCTGCGCTACGTGTCTGGCCGATGATCTCGCCGCCGCGGGGATTGCCGATCTTCGACCGACGGATCTGGTGATCGATGCCCCGCCCCCCGGTCGCGAGGTCGAGTTCAATGTCGACATCTACTTCCCGAAGGAAAACGTGTACCGCAAGCTGGCCGACATCTCCCCCGTCACCGACGCCCTCGCCCGTCGCCAATTCGATGATTATGTGAAGCGCGTGCGCGTGTTCGTGCATCCCGATCGACGGGATGCCGTTCGGGCCACCAATGGCCTCACCGACCGTATCGCCAATGCCGCCAACGATTTAGGCCCCGTTTAG
- a CDS encoding sigma-54-dependent transcriptional regulator yields MDSPAKSDDVSEIPIRVLVVDDDEAHAQAVAESLRVIGSDCTVANSGESGANRIESDQYDVVVTDMMMEGTDGLAILSKAKEELPDAEVIVVTGHGSISSAVTAMQHGAYSYLAKPLDIQELRAAVDKASTRVRLIRKNAELSRRLDERFGFEGVIGTSTQMNRIIDILRNVSPTDSTVLITGENGTGKELVARALHQNSPRKNKPFVPLNVAALPESILESELFGHEAGAFTGAMGRRVGKFEYANGGTLFLDEVGEMPLDIQVKLLRVLEERKITRLGGNDEVPINVRLVAATNADLKQLVAEKRFRDDLYYRINVVSIHLPPLRERRGDIPLLLDHFQKEITQRSGKEVRGFTRTARQALMSYEWPGNIRQLRNSVERMIVLDIDGMLDKDDLPEEIAPLARDEDETGEILPTADSGADQLIGRPMNEVEKYYIQRALEVTSGKREEAAKMLGIGERTLYRKIKEFGLK; encoded by the coding sequence ATGGACAGCCCTGCCAAAAGCGATGACGTTTCTGAAATCCCGATCCGCGTCCTTGTTGTGGACGATGATGAGGCCCATGCGCAGGCCGTTGCGGAGAGCCTGCGCGTGATCGGCTCCGACTGCACCGTCGCCAACAGCGGCGAGAGCGGGGCGAACCGGATCGAGAGCGACCAGTACGATGTGGTCGTAACCGACATGATGATGGAGGGCACCGACGGCCTCGCGATTCTCTCCAAGGCCAAGGAGGAACTGCCCGATGCGGAAGTGATTGTGGTCACAGGCCACGGGTCGATCAGCTCTGCCGTCACCGCGATGCAGCACGGGGCCTACTCGTACCTCGCCAAGCCGCTCGACATCCAGGAGCTGCGGGCCGCCGTCGACAAGGCGTCGACCCGCGTGCGACTCATCCGCAAGAATGCCGAACTCTCCCGTCGGCTCGACGAACGCTTCGGTTTCGAAGGCGTGATCGGCACCAGCACGCAGATGAACCGCATTATCGACATCCTGCGGAACGTCTCGCCAACTGACAGCACGGTCCTTATCACCGGCGAAAACGGCACCGGCAAAGAACTTGTCGCCCGGGCCCTGCATCAGAATAGCCCGCGGAAGAACAAGCCCTTCGTGCCCCTGAACGTCGCGGCGCTTCCCGAAAGCATTCTTGAAAGCGAACTGTTCGGGCATGAGGCGGGAGCCTTTACCGGAGCGATGGGACGCCGTGTCGGGAAATTTGAATACGCCAACGGCGGCACCCTCTTCCTCGACGAAGTGGGCGAGATGCCGCTCGATATTCAGGTCAAGTTATTAAGAGTGCTCGAGGAGCGAAAAATCACCCGTCTCGGCGGCAATGATGAAGTGCCGATTAATGTCCGACTCGTCGCTGCGACGAACGCCGACTTAAAACAATTGGTCGCTGAGAAACGTTTTCGCGACGATCTCTATTACCGCATTAATGTCGTCAGTATTCATTTGCCGCCCTTAAGGGAGCGGCGCGGTGATATTCCGTTGCTGCTCGATCACTTTCAAAAGGAAATCACGCAGCGCTCGGGCAAAGAGGTCCGCGGCTTCACCCGCACGGCCCGTCAGGCCCTAATGAGCTATGAGTGGCCCGGAAATATTCGGCAGTTAAGGAACTCCGTCGAGCGGATGATCGTGCTCGATATCGACGGGATGCTCGATAAGGACGACCTCCCCGAAGAAATCGCCCCCCTCGCCCGAGATGAAGACGAGACCGGCGAAATCCTCCCCACCGCCGACTCCGGAGCCGACCAACTCATCGGTCGCCCCATGAACGAGGTCGAAAAATACTACATCCAACGGGCATTAGAAGTCACCAGCGGCAAACGCGAAGAAGCGGCAAAGATGCTGGGCATCGGCGAGCGGACGCTGTATCGAAAGATTAAGGAGTTTGGGTTGAAGTGA
- a CDS encoding ABA4-like family protein, which translates to MLMTPDLVFKIVNAVVLPGWLLLVFAPRWKGTQPIAAFTIPALLGVAYLAIFISQVGRVEGGFDSLEAVENLFTNRFIVVAGWIHYLAFDIFVGSWEVRNSQRIGLSHWFVLPCLLLTFLAGPLGLLIYLVFRVLIIRTRQPELAASPVNDVPA; encoded by the coding sequence ATGCTTATGACCCCCGACCTTGTCTTCAAAATTGTCAATGCGGTTGTCCTCCCCGGCTGGCTGCTGCTCGTCTTCGCCCCTCGGTGGAAAGGGACACAGCCGATTGCTGCGTTTACCATACCGGCTCTACTGGGCGTTGCCTACTTAGCGATCTTCATTTCTCAGGTCGGCCGGGTCGAAGGTGGGTTCGATTCCCTCGAGGCGGTCGAAAACCTATTTACCAATCGATTTATCGTCGTCGCCGGTTGGATTCACTACCTCGCATTCGACATTTTCGTCGGCTCATGGGAGGTCCGAAACTCGCAGCGCATCGGTCTATCACACTGGTTCGTGCTCCCATGCCTTCTCTTAACATTCCTCGCCGGCCCGCTCGGCCTCTTAATTTACCTGGTCTTCAGAGTCTTAATTATCAGAACACGACAGCCGGAACTTGCCGCCAGCCCCGTCAACGACGTACCGGCATAA
- a CDS encoding phosphorylase family protein has translation MTDHLSESSNRREAVAIVAALALELGPIRRLCQIESKTTTRDFTFETGTLGDTPIVLACSGPGREKARRATQAVLDAHPIGCVVSCGLAGALADELPLGAIVVADGVIDTEGGRIDLSPVVAPDIERRLFVGKLLTSGRVITRVDEKRRLGEETGALAVDMETFGTAACCRDAGVPCVAIRAISDDLSRDLPPDVAKMLTQRGPRQWGAAAGALLKEPSLATDLWTLREQATSAADILGRFTAAAVPQLLN, from the coding sequence ATGACCGACCACCTCAGCGAGAGTTCAAACCGGCGGGAAGCCGTGGCAATCGTTGCGGCGCTGGCGCTCGAACTCGGCCCGATCCGCCGGCTCTGCCAGATCGAATCGAAGACGACAACGCGGGACTTCACGTTCGAGACCGGTACTCTCGGCGACACACCGATCGTGCTCGCCTGCTCGGGGCCGGGGCGCGAGAAAGCCCGCCGCGCGACCCAGGCCGTTTTGGATGCCCACCCCATCGGCTGCGTCGTCAGTTGCGGTCTCGCCGGGGCACTCGCCGACGAACTGCCACTCGGCGCCATCGTGGTGGCCGACGGCGTGATCGACACCGAGGGAGGACGAATCGACCTCTCTCCCGTGGTCGCCCCGGACATTGAGCGCCGGCTGTTCGTCGGCAAACTGCTGACGTCAGGCCGTGTCATCACGCGCGTGGATGAAAAACGACGCTTGGGCGAAGAGACCGGGGCGCTCGCCGTCGATATGGAGACTTTTGGCACCGCAGCCTGTTGCCGTGATGCCGGCGTCCCCTGCGTGGCGATTCGGGCCATCAGCGACGATTTGTCCCGTGACCTGCCGCCCGACGTCGCAAAGATGCTGACCCAGCGCGGCCCCCGCCAATGGGGGGCCGCCGCCGGGGCGTTGCTGAAAGAACCGTCTCTCGCAACCGATCTGTGGACACTGCGCGAGCAGGCCACCTCCGCCGCCGACATCCTCGGCCGTTTTACAGCCGCCGCCGTGCCGCAACTGCTGAATTAA
- a CDS encoding ROK family protein, whose amino-acid sequence MAKDQPYRVGFDLGGTKMYAVVFDEEYNILGKARKKTKGQQGAKQGVSRVIETIEEAIDDAKLSKQKPLGIGAGCPGPLDWKEGVIVNTPNLGWRDVKVRAELEKAFDCSVTVLNDVDAGVYGEYKFGAGKGAHCVLGVFPGTGIGGGCVYNGDIIRGRSLSCMEIGHMPILPDGPRSGVGHRGSLEAVASRLAIAGYAVQAAYRGQAPYLMDKTGTDISDVRSGALEDAVENGDLAIRQIIIDASEQIGAAIGGVVNLLLPDVVILGGGLVEAMPKLIVEATERVAKLQAMPAYRDQFKVVAAELSDEATVMGAAAWHEAQAG is encoded by the coding sequence ATGGCAAAAGACCAGCCGTACCGCGTGGGTTTCGATCTCGGCGGCACGAAGATGTACGCCGTCGTCTTCGACGAGGAGTACAACATTCTCGGCAAAGCTCGCAAGAAGACCAAAGGTCAGCAGGGGGCCAAGCAGGGCGTGAGCCGAGTGATTGAGACGATCGAGGAAGCGATCGACGACGCGAAGCTTTCCAAGCAGAAGCCGCTCGGCATTGGGGCGGGATGCCCGGGTCCGCTCGACTGGAAGGAAGGGGTCATCGTGAACACGCCCAACCTCGGTTGGAGAGACGTCAAAGTTCGAGCCGAGCTGGAGAAGGCGTTCGACTGCTCGGTCACGGTCCTCAACGACGTCGATGCCGGTGTCTACGGGGAGTACAAATTCGGCGCGGGCAAAGGGGCTCATTGCGTGCTGGGCGTCTTCCCCGGCACGGGGATCGGCGGCGGTTGCGTTTACAACGGCGACATCATTCGCGGCCGCAGTCTGTCCTGCATGGAGATCGGCCACATGCCGATTCTGCCGGACGGGCCACGCAGCGGCGTCGGGCATCGGGGTTCACTGGAAGCCGTCGCGAGCCGACTCGCGATCGCCGGCTACGCCGTCCAGGCGGCTTACCGCGGTCAGGCACCCTACCTGATGGACAAGACCGGCACCGACATCTCCGACGTTCGCAGCGGGGCACTCGAAGACGCCGTCGAGAACGGCGACTTGGCAATCAGGCAGATCATTATTGACGCGTCCGAGCAGATCGGCGCCGCGATCGGCGGCGTCGTCAACCTGCTATTGCCCGACGTGGTGATTCTCGGGGGCGGATTGGTCGAAGCGATGCCGAAGCTGATCGTCGAAGCGACAGAGCGGGTGGCCAAACTTCAGGCGATGCCCGCCTATCGCGACCAGTTCAAAGTTGTCGCCGCCGAGTTGAGTGATGAAGCGACCGTGATGGGCGCCGCCGCGTGGCATGAGGCGCAGGCGGGGTGA